The genome window TTCACTAACCAAGGAAAATCCCAACGTTGGGGTCTTTTTGTTTTAGCCGTATCCCTGCGCCCCACATCCAAaattcattataaaaaaaaatgccaaTATGTAGAATAAATTCTTGGCTACAACGTTTGTATACAACATTTCTACTCACAAAGTAGAGCACACACCTTCACCAAATACTTGCATTAATGCAACGCTAGGCTAACCTCAGACTTGATCGACGAATTAGTAAACCAATCAAATCTGAAACCCTCACTCACTTCTATCCCTTTGCTGGGAAAGTTTTCATGTACAATGATTCAATCTGTTGCAATGACCATGGGGCTGCATTTCTTGAAGCCCAAGTCAACGGTCCCATATCGAAGATTTTGGAAAAATCCGATTTCGTGATGCTAAAACAGTTGCTTCCAGCTGATACAGAGTCTAGACAAGAAGGCGCAAGCTGTCACACCCCGGGATCGGCTCTGCCGTAGCAAGATCACCAATTGTACCCGTCCTCTTTGGGGGCCCCCGCTCTGGGAGCTGCCCTCACGGAcggcttaacttcggagtttcTGAGGAACTCAAGAAACaactctccgtttggtcgagaTCTCAcaggtcacccatcctgggattgctctagcccaaactcgcttaacttcggagttcccatgacttcgaagccagtgagctctcaaaaggcctcgtgctagatggaggcgggcttgtacatataaggcacatcacctcCTCTCCGTTGATCAATGTGAGATGTTACACAAGCTATCCTGTACAAGTCTAGGTCAGCTTCTTTGGTTGTGGTGGAATAGCAATTGGAGTATGCATTTCACATAAGGTATCTGACGTGTCTACAATCAGCAAATTCATTAGTAGCTGGGCTGCAATTGCCCTTGGCTCCAATGCTACTGATCCTGTGGTGCCTGCAGAATTTGGTGTTGCAGCTTGTCTCTTCCCATCACTAGATTTCCTAAACACACCCCTACCCATCATGAGATATGACAAAGAAAAGTGGATAACAAGGAGATTTGTGTTTGATGCCTCAAAGATCGCCGCTCTCAAGTCCAAGGCCACCACTGCCACGGTGCCAAAACCAACGTGTGTTGAAGTTGTGTCAGCGCTCATTTGGAAGTGTGCCTTCGAAGCATCGAGATCAAACCTGGGCTCTATAAGGCCTTCAGAATGGTTTCAATTCGCgaacatgtgaaaaatattggtccaGCCCTCAGCAGAAAACGTGGCAGGGAATGCTTTGGGGCTCATTGCAGAAGAGATTCAAGGAGTTAAAGTAGATGATGATGTTCACAGCTTGGTTACTAAACTCAggaaattaatgatttaaggAGTTTAAAGTAAAATATGCTAATGATGTCAGTGGGGAAGATGTATGTGAATTCTTCAAAGATGATTGGAACCTCATCGATCGGGATGATATAGACACCTATACTTGCAGCAGTTGGTGCATATTTCCTTTCTATGCCATCGATTTCGGATGGGGAATGCCATCATGGGTGAGCCAGAGCATGGAATACAGGAATATGATTGTGTTGATGGATACAAGAGATGGGGAAACCATAGAGGCATGCTTGACTCTcgatgaagaagaaatggaCATATTTGAAGTAGACAAGGAGTTGCTTGAATATGCAGCTTTAAATCCAACTTTAGTTTAGTTTGCTTACTTTAGATGAATATTGCTGTACCTTTGATGATCTCTCAATGTTTGATGCTTGTATTCAGTTtgtaccaaaaataaatttaagacGTGTGCtttcataaattacaaaaagcATGTCATTAGTTTGGTCACTAAATTGTCGGCcgaagagaaagaacaaaccccCTGACTTAGTCACTAGTTGGTACAACCTATAATTTCGGGTCTCATTTGCCAGTGATTCTTCAAGagtgcttttttagatcttatGAGCAGGAGTGCTTTTTTTATAAGCAATACCAAATGAGCCCTGAAATTATATTTCTTGTATTGTTATTAACTTTGTTGAAGTGGAGCTGCATGCTACTATACCAAATGAtcttattattgttattactgataaaaaattagaatctTTTGTTCTGAAATGAgctttgaaattttcaattggCCTGGTTATTTCAACATGGGATCATAATCAATCTAGAAGGCTTGTTTAATTATTAGCAATAGCACgttactttattattattattatattattattaaatatatgCATCCCTCCTACTCGTTCAACTGAAGAAATCTAAGCACAAGGAGGAATCACTCCTACTTGTGATTCCTCGACTTAGGAATCGATGCCCAatctttatattattaaatatatgCATCCCTCCTACTTGACTTAGGATGCCcaatctttatatatatatatatatataaggctTCTGCCTCCAATCTATTGTACACATTAGCATGACTTGGATCATGAATGTTATAATGGTTTTCAAAGTTGATAATATGCATAGAACACATAGAGGATTAAATTTGGTGTGTTTCTTAAGTTAATGTCATATATTTAGCATATGGCATATATGATAAACTAAAAAgataaactaaaaatacacAAGTGTGGAACTCAAGTTGCAACGTTGAGGATATGGATTATATGTTTCTTTATTGTCCCATATTTATCATGTGGGGCATATAATAAACTACTTCAGTTTCACATTGCACCGGGGAATCTTGTACTGTGTCTTTATATATGGAGGTGATGGTGGTTGTTATGAAACACAAGTGTGGAGCAAGATGGGTTTAGGGATTAGGGTTGAAGTCCTTCACAAGGAAAAAATTCCACCTTCCTCTCCAACTCCCCAACACCTCAAAACTACAAACCTCTCTGTCTTTGATCAGCTTATTCCGGATGTTTATGTCCCAATACTTCTCTTCTACCCCAACAATACTAGTAGTGACCATGATATTGATGAAATATGTAAGCTTCTAAAAACATCATTATCTGACACCCTCACTCACTTCTATCCCTTCGCAGGAAAGTACCAATGCAATGATTCAATCCGTTGCAATGACCACGGTGCTGCATTTCTTGAGGTCCAAGTTAACTGTCCCATGTCAAAGATTTTGGAGAAACCAGATTTTGGGATGCTAAAACAATTGCTTCCAGCTGATATGGGATCCAGACTAGCAGACCCAAGCTATCTTGAACAAGTCCAGGCCAACTTCTTCGAATGCAGTGGAATGGCAATCGGAGTCTGCATTAGTCATAAGGTTGCTGATGCGTCTACAATCAGCAAATTCATTACTAGCTGGGCTGCAGCTTCCCTTGCCTCAGTCAGTAGTACTGATCAAGTGGTACTTCCTGCAGCAGATTTTGGTGCTGCAGCTTCTTTTCTCCCACCACTAGGTTTTCTCAACTCACCTCTACCCATAGTGGAATTTGCTAAAGAAAAGTGGACAACAAGAAGAATTGTGTTTGATGCCTCAAAGATTGCTGCTCTCAAGTGTAAAGCTGCCACTGCCATCCTGCCAAAGCCTACACGCGTTGAAGTATTGTCTGCGCTCATTTGGAAGTGTGCCACTGAATCATCACGATCCAAATTGGGTTCTATAAGACCATCAGCGTGGCTTCCATTCGTGAACATGCGGAAAGTATTGGTGCAGCCCTCAGCAGAAAAATTTGAGGGGAATTTTTTCGGCGTCTTCACAGCAAAAACCAAAGTAAgcgaagatgatgatgatgaagatgttgaAAGTTTGGCTGCTAAACTCAGAAAAGGCATTGAGGAGTTTAAAGTGAGATATGCTAATGGTGTTAGCGGGGATGATCCATGTGAATTCTTCCAAGAGTTTGGGAGCCTCATGGATGGGAATGATGGGGACGCCTACAGTTGCAGCAGTTGGTGCAGGTTTCCTTTCTACACAGTCGATTTCGGATGGGGAAAGCCATCGTGGGTGACTCAGTGTATGGAATTCAAGAATATGATTGTGTTGACGGATACAAGAGACGGGGATGGCGTAGAAGCGTCCTTGACTTTGAATGAAGAAGTCATGGCTATATTTGAAAGCAATGAGGAATTGCTTGCATATGCTTCTCTGAATCCGTCTGTCATTTAATTagtaccaaaaagaaaaattaaataacaaaaggCCTCATCTTGTGATTCTTAGATGAACATTATTCCTGGAGCCTTGATGATCTTTCATTGTTTTCGTATTTGTTCACTTCAGTTTGtacgaaaaataaaatttaaattcggGTGCTTTCAATacattgttctttcttttcctttgttggTATAGTCAGTCTCAATGCTATCCAATATTAATAGTCAAGTCCAATCCCACATTCCAAACGAGTTCTATGGGGGACGAGGCCAGGACAAAAAGAAAGCCTGGATACTTATAAAACAGAAGACTTGGGatataaattacaatttaaTATATGCCAACTCCTTGGCGTATGGTTCTCTTAAGTAAAAAAAGGTATGAAAAGTAGGGGGTTTTTAGTTTCCTAGTTTATTTGAGTTAGGATTTTTGTTTAATGCTACTTCATACTCATCCAGTTTAATGGTTTGACTGTCCGAAGTCCATTCCCCTTGGAACTGTTGGAGGAAAGATCACAAAACTGAAGAGAATGATGGAAATATAAAGTGAGGCAGAGAGTGTTTGTAAAACAGAGAATTATTCAAACTGATTTTTGTTAACTTCCTTGATGCTACAGCAGCCTATAACATTGGCTATATAATAACACTCAGACCTTTTCATAAACAGACATAACTCTTGGATTAGTTCCAAGAGATGCAGACACAACTCTAGACTCTAATGAGATACAACTCTTCCTAAACATGGCTATTCTCAAGAGACACAACTCTACTTAACAACTGATACAAATGCATTACGTTTAACAGGAACGTATGAAAGTTTATGGAACgtatgaagttttttttaatttttagtttccTAATTTATTTGGGTTAGGTTTTTAGTTTCCTAATTTATTAGAGTTAGGATTTTTGCTTCAGCCATCTCATTCGTAAACCCAGTCTCTGNGTtcatgcttttcttctctcCCCCTCATTCTTAAACCCACAGTATCTCATTCATATTTGCCTCTGGTTCATGCTTGCGATTCACCAACTGTTATCCAGGTGAGGCTTTGCACCCTCTGCTTcatgtatttgtttttgtctGCAGCAGAGCCCATCACTTGACataagatttttgtttttgttttcaatgatTTTTTTGGATTATGTTGAGTGCTTGGTTGCTGTTTTTTCTTGGATTCAAGTATttcaatggtttttttttaataattacgTTAATTGTGATGCTTGCAGTTTTTAAGGTTTAAATATCAAATATGGAACAAACTCTGATCAACGAAGACTCACCCTCCGTCAGCAAAAAAGCCGCCATGAAGCAAGAGAAGCTTCGCCGCCGCCAAGAGCAAAAAGGCATCTCGCTCTCTTGCCGTTGACGACGAGCTGGACCAGCTCGCAGCCAACTGCGGAGAGTTTCCTACAATTGAAGACAGTGGAGAACGTCAGCTGACGGACCCAGGTAGCCGCTCTGACCAACGCATTAGAGAACTGCTCGGTGCGGATTGGAGGCAAAGCGCATACGATCCGAGTCGTTGGGAAGAACATGGCCTTTGTGGTCGTCAGAGAGAGATGGTTTACCGTGCAGTGTGTGGTGACGGTCCAGCCTAATACTGTGAACCGCCAGATGGTTAAGTACGTCGCTCGTTTGAGCCGCGAATCGGTTATTGATGTTGAAGGTCTTGTGTCTGTTCCTAGTGTTGAGATAAAAGGCACCACACAGCaggtattttttgttttataattgtaattatactcctttttttttttcttcctaaagTTGTCActtgaattataaaaaaaaagggttttgagCCCAAGTTTTTGAATGAGAAGTATTTAAGGAATGCTGATCCATTTGAAGGAGGTTAGTGTTGAGATAAAAGGCACCACACAGCAGgtatcttttgttttataattgtaattatactcctttttttttcttcctaaagTTGTCActtgaattataaaaaagaaggGTTTTGAGCCCAAGTTTTTGAACGAGAAGTATTTAAAGAATGCTGATCCATTTGAAGGAGGTTAGTAATTTGAACTATTGGTTTTAATTAGGTGGAGGTTCAAGTGAGGAAATTGCGAGTAGGGCTCCAGTGCTATCTTTTAACATTGAGGATGCTGCTCGAAGAGATGCTGAAATCGAAAAAGCTTTGCAGGTACAATGACCATTCAAGAGAGTAAGATGAGAGGTTTTTTATGAATTGgattcttgaatttttttatcaaGTATTTGGttcattttgatttgttttgtttttaattttgtgtatttattgCATTGTTTGGTGTGTTTTTAGGCTGGAGAAAAACTTGTCCTTGTTAATCAGGACACCTGCTTGAATAATAGAGTTCTCGACTTGCGGACACAGGCAAAGCAGGGGATATTCAGCATCCAGAGTGAAGTTGGAAATGTAAGTTTTGTTTGTTCCATTTGCAGTTTCTCTTTGTAACGTTGAAGAGTGTTTGTTGTTACAGTTTAGTTCTTGTCACATTCCGAGATCGACTCTGCTcactgccctcacggttttgtttctagcaactcacgagcaacttcccaatgAGTCACCCATCCTaagattgctctagccccaactcgcttaacttcggagttcccatgact of Prunus dulcis chromosome 4, ALMONDv2, whole genome shotgun sequence contains these proteins:
- the LOC117626145 gene encoding BAHD acyltransferase At5g47980-like, coding for MGLGIRVEVLHKEKIPPSSPTPQHLKTTNLSVFDQLIPDVYVPILLFYPNNTSSDHDIDEICKLLKTSLSDTLTHFYPFAGKYQCNDSIRCNDHGAAFLEVQVNCPMSKILEKPDFGMLKQLLPADMGSRLADPSYLEQVQANFFECSGMAIGVCISHKVADASTISKFITSWAAASLASVSSTDQVVLPAADFGAAASFLPPLGFLNSPLPIVEFAKEKWTTRRIVFDASKIAALKCKAATAILPKPTRVEVLSALIWKCATESSRSKLGSIRPSAWLPFVNMRKVLVQPSAEKFEGNFFGVFTAKTKVSEDDDDEDVESLAAKLRKGIEEFKVRYANGVSGDDPCEFFQEFGSLMDGNDGDAYSCSSWCRFPFYTVDFGWGKPSWVTQCMEFKNMIVLTDTRDGDGVEASLTLNEEVMAIFESNEELLAYASLNPSVI